One region of Ahniella affigens genomic DNA includes:
- a CDS encoding acyl-CoA thioesterase codes for MMRHLITVPLSVRWGDMDAFNHVNNSVYATYLEEVRLRWFATLNGPWVSPDMGPVVASMRIEFRQPIEWPEELVVELACDRVGRSSLSLPFRMVSAKDTNRLYAEGSTVLVWIDRQSGKSVPLPDFVLSACQDG; via the coding sequence ATGATGCGACACTTGATCACGGTTCCCCTTTCTGTTCGCTGGGGCGACATGGATGCGTTCAACCATGTCAACAACAGCGTTTATGCAACCTATCTGGAAGAGGTCCGGCTGCGCTGGTTTGCCACGTTGAACGGACCGTGGGTGAGTCCGGACATGGGGCCGGTCGTCGCGTCGATGCGGATCGAGTTCCGCCAGCCCATTGAATGGCCCGAGGAACTGGTGGTTGAGCTGGCATGCGATCGCGTTGGCCGCAGTTCGCTGTCCCTGCCCTTCAGGATGGTCAGCGCGAAGGACACGAACCGTCTGTACGCCGAAGGCAGCACGGTACTGGTTTGGATCGACCGACAATCCGGGAAGTCCGTACCGCTCCCCGACTTCGTGCTGAGTGCCTGCCAGGACGGCTGA
- a CDS encoding rubrerythrin family protein, whose product MSLKGSKTEENLKAAFAGESQANRRYLYFAQKADVEGYNDVATVFRSTAEGETGHAHGHLEYLETCGDPATGLPFGETKQNLESAIHGETHEYSDMYPGMAKTARDEGFDEIADWFETLAKAERSHANRFQKALNEIA is encoded by the coding sequence ATGAGCTTGAAAGGTTCCAAGACCGAGGAAAATCTGAAAGCGGCGTTCGCTGGCGAATCACAGGCCAACCGTCGCTATCTGTATTTCGCCCAGAAAGCCGATGTCGAAGGCTACAACGACGTCGCCACCGTATTTCGCTCCACGGCCGAGGGTGAAACCGGCCACGCCCATGGCCATCTCGAATACCTCGAAACCTGCGGGGACCCAGCGACCGGCCTGCCATTTGGCGAAACCAAGCAGAATCTTGAAAGCGCGATTCACGGCGAAACGCACGAATACAGCGACATGTATCCGGGCATGGCCAAGACTGCGCGCGATGAAGGCTTTGACGAAATCGCCGACTGGTTCGAGACGTTGGCCAAGGCTGAGCGTTCGCATGCGAACCGGTTCCAGAAGGCGTTGAACGAAATCGCCTGA
- a CDS encoding DUF808 domain-containing protein, whose amino-acid sequence MASSLLALLDDIATILDDVAVLSKVAVKKTSGVLGDDLALNAQQVSGVAAERELPVVWAVAKGSMVNKLILVPAALAISALAPWAVVPLLMVGGAFLCFEGAEKILHKLLHSKQEDAAEHAEHLKGLLDPNADLVAIEKEKIKGAVRTDFILSAEIIVISLGSVAGATFAKQVGVLSVIAIVMTVGVYGLVAAIVKLDDFGLYLTRAKGDGVAARARRAKGAMILRTAPYLMKSLSVLGTAAMFLVGGSILIHGIPPLHHGIEHALAGLKAAGGMQAFLALLGSMLIEGLIGLASGAAIVGLVAGVKKLLPKKAPTGA is encoded by the coding sequence ATGGCTTCCAGCCTGCTTGCCCTGCTTGACGATATTGCCACCATTCTCGATGACGTTGCGGTGCTTAGCAAAGTCGCGGTCAAGAAAACCTCCGGGGTCCTGGGAGATGATCTGGCCCTGAACGCTCAGCAGGTGTCGGGCGTCGCTGCCGAGCGAGAATTGCCCGTGGTCTGGGCGGTTGCCAAAGGCTCGATGGTCAACAAGTTGATCCTGGTGCCCGCGGCGCTCGCGATCAGTGCGCTCGCGCCGTGGGCGGTGGTGCCACTGTTGATGGTCGGCGGCGCGTTCCTATGCTTTGAAGGCGCTGAAAAAATCCTGCATAAGCTGCTGCACTCGAAACAGGAGGATGCTGCGGAACACGCCGAGCATCTGAAAGGGCTGCTGGATCCCAATGCCGACTTGGTAGCAATTGAAAAAGAGAAAATCAAGGGCGCGGTGCGCACGGACTTCATTCTTTCGGCCGAGATCATCGTGATCTCGCTGGGTTCGGTGGCTGGTGCGACTTTCGCGAAGCAAGTCGGCGTGCTCAGCGTGATCGCTATTGTGATGACGGTGGGCGTTTACGGTCTGGTTGCCGCCATCGTCAAGCTCGACGATTTCGGACTGTACCTGACGCGTGCCAAGGGCGACGGTGTCGCTGCCCGGGCAAGACGCGCGAAGGGCGCCATGATTTTGCGCACGGCGCCCTACTTGATGAAAAGCCTGTCCGTGCTTGGCACCGCGGCGATGTTCCTGGTCGGCGGCTCGATTCTGATCCACGGCATTCCGCCGTTGCATCACGGCATTGAGCACGCGCTCGCAGGGCTCAAGGCCGCTGGTGGCATGCAGGCCTTTCTGGCGCTGCTTGGCTCAATGTTGATCGAAGGCCTGATCGGTCTCGCATCCGGGGCGGCGATCGTTGGCCTGGTTGCCGGTGTCAAAAAACTGCTCCCGAAAAAAGCCCCGACGGGGGCTTGA
- a CDS encoding DUF3501 family protein, with protein sequence MSPNKLSRQDLLSLEQYAEQRDAFRARAVAHKRARTVALGSNMTLLFEDRLTVQYQIQEMLRAERIFESAAIQEELDAYNPLIPERNNLKATLLLEYPDPAQRAIHLAKLRGIEHQLYVRVGELPAIQAIADEDLDRSSDVKTSAVHFIRFQLDDAAVSGIRRGDSIEIGIADSRYPARTTLAPTTRAELVAHVLDEAPEAS encoded by the coding sequence ATGAGCCCCAACAAACTGTCCCGTCAGGATCTGCTGTCGCTGGAGCAATACGCCGAGCAGCGCGACGCGTTCCGTGCCCGCGCGGTCGCGCACAAACGCGCGCGTACCGTGGCGCTTGGCAGCAACATGACGCTCTTGTTCGAAGACCGGCTCACCGTGCAGTATCAGATCCAGGAAATGCTTCGTGCCGAGCGGATTTTCGAATCGGCTGCCATTCAAGAAGAACTTGATGCCTACAACCCGCTGATTCCCGAGCGGAACAACCTCAAGGCAACGCTTCTGCTCGAATACCCAGATCCGGCGCAACGCGCGATTCACTTGGCGAAGCTCCGTGGGATCGAGCACCAGCTGTATGTGCGCGTCGGTGAACTACCGGCCATCCAGGCGATCGCTGACGAAGATCTGGACCGGAGCAGTGACGTCAAGACCTCGGCGGTGCACTTCATCCGCTTTCAATTGGACGACGCGGCGGTTTCCGGCATTCGGCGCGGCGATTCGATCGAAATCGGAATCGCCGACAGTCGCTACCCAGCCCGGACGACCTTAGCCCCTACCACGCGGGCCGAACTGGTTGCCCATGTGCTCGACGAGGCCCCTGAAGCCTCCTGA
- a CDS encoding (Fe-S)-binding protein produces the protein MAQPPRGKGEGSLEAPTRHPLDWKNSDFWDETALNKELERIFDICHGCRRCVSLCHAFPTLFDLVDATADGEVHGIPKTSYQQVVDQCYLCDLCYQTKCPYVPPHEWNLDFPHVMLRAKAIKHRQGQTTLAAKLLSSTTAVGKLASIPVVVDVVNAGNRNPTVRKLLDKTLGVHPEAEVPTYHRLTARKRIKPQAPITVQPAGPTRGKVAVFVTCYGNVNMPQVVEDMVAVFRHNDIEVKLIEQEQCCGMPKLELGDLDTVEQYKNVNAPRLAKAIDDGYDLIAPIPSCVLMFKQELPLMFPNDAEVQKIKRGMFDPFEYLMHRHQAKLLKTEFKNQLGKIAYHVPCHQRVQNIGPKTRDILALVPGTEFQLIERCSGHDGTYGVKTKTYPLARKIAKPVVDRVVKAEANHFASDCPMAAQHIAAGTGGKAEADHPLSLLRRAYGV, from the coding sequence ATGGCACAGCCCCCGCGCGGCAAAGGCGAAGGCAGTCTGGAAGCGCCAACCCGACACCCGTTGGACTGGAAAAATTCGGACTTCTGGGACGAGACGGCGCTGAATAAAGAACTCGAGCGCATCTTTGATATCTGCCACGGCTGTCGACGCTGTGTGAGCTTATGCCACGCCTTCCCGACGCTATTCGATCTCGTTGACGCAACCGCCGACGGAGAGGTTCATGGCATCCCCAAAACCAGCTATCAACAAGTCGTCGACCAGTGTTATCTCTGCGACTTGTGCTATCAGACGAAGTGCCCCTACGTGCCGCCGCATGAATGGAACCTCGACTTCCCACATGTGATGCTACGCGCCAAAGCCATCAAGCATCGGCAAGGGCAAACCACATTGGCGGCCAAACTCTTGTCGTCGACGACGGCGGTTGGCAAGTTGGCCAGCATTCCGGTGGTCGTCGACGTGGTCAACGCGGGCAATCGCAACCCGACGGTACGGAAGCTTCTCGACAAGACGCTCGGCGTCCACCCCGAGGCCGAAGTGCCGACTTACCACCGGTTGACGGCGCGCAAACGAATCAAACCGCAGGCGCCGATCACCGTGCAGCCGGCCGGACCGACGCGCGGCAAGGTGGCCGTGTTTGTCACCTGCTATGGCAACGTCAACATGCCCCAAGTGGTCGAGGACATGGTGGCCGTGTTTCGACACAATGACATCGAAGTCAAGCTGATCGAGCAGGAGCAGTGCTGTGGCATGCCGAAGCTCGAACTGGGTGACTTGGACACGGTTGAGCAGTACAAAAACGTCAACGCTCCCCGTCTGGCCAAGGCAATCGACGATGGCTATGACCTGATTGCGCCGATCCCGTCCTGCGTGTTGATGTTCAAGCAGGAACTCCCGCTGATGTTCCCGAACGATGCTGAGGTACAGAAAATCAAACGCGGCATGTTTGATCCGTTCGAGTATCTGATGCACCGCCATCAGGCGAAGCTCCTGAAGACCGAATTCAAGAACCAGCTGGGCAAGATTGCCTATCACGTGCCCTGCCACCAACGCGTACAGAACATCGGCCCCAAAACGCGCGACATTCTCGCGCTGGTGCCAGGTACGGAATTTCAACTGATCGAGCGTTGCTCAGGCCATGACGGCACCTACGGCGTCAAGACCAAGACGTATCCGCTTGCTCGCAAGATTGCGAAGCCTGTGGTGGATCGGGTGGTGAAAGCCGAGGCCAACCATTTTGCCAGCGATTGCCCGATGGCCGCCCAGCATATTGCTGCCGGCACCGGTGGCAAGGCCGAAGCCGATCACCCGTTATCCCTGCTGCGCCGCGCTTATGGAGTCTGA
- the uvrA gene encoding excinuclease ABC subunit UvrA, with amino-acid sequence MDTIRIRGARTHNLKNLDLELPRDRLIVITGLSGSGKSSLAFDTIYAEGQRRYVESLSAYARQFLSMMEKPDVDHIEGLSPAISIEQKSTSHNPRSTVGTITEIYDYLRLLYARVGTPKCPDHGIALAAQTVSEMVDLTLAMDSEHRYALLAPVIRERKGEHVQIFDQLRAQGFVRARVNGKMIELEETPKLALRQKHTIEAVIDRFRPRADLKQRLAESFETALRLGEGMVVLVDLDSTDQKETLFSAKFSCPVCDYSLSELEPRLFSFNSPMGACQKCDGLGVTQFFDPVRVVTHPDKSLADGAVRGWDRRNAYYFQMLQALAKHYRFDVETPWQKLSEKTRHAVLHGSGTDEIEFRYLTDRGGHVTRKHRFEGVLPNLERRYKETDSPMVREELAKFISEQECPACQGLRLNRQARHVFIQNRSLPEVSRLAVTDALRVFDTLVLDGWRGEIARKINKEICERLRFLVDVGLDYLTLERKADSLSGGEAQRIRLASQIGAGLVGVMYVLDEPSIGLHQRDNERLLATLTRLRDLGNTVLVVEHDEDAIRAADHILDIGPGAGVHGGEIVAQGTFDDILRAKRSLTADYLSGRKSIEIPAKRHPPDQARMLRLLGARGNNLKSVDLEIPAGLMVAVTGVSGSGKSTLINDTLYQLAAQHLNDSSGQPAPFRKIEGLDLFDKVVDIDQSPIGRTPRSNPATYTQLFTPLRELFAGVPEARSRGYGPGRFSFNVKGGRCEACQGDGMIKVEMHFLPDVYVPCDVCQGKRYNRETLEITYKGHSIHQVLEMTVEDAHKLFSAVPTIARKLETLMDVGLSYIKLGQSATTLSGGEAQRVKLSKELSKRDTGRTLYILDEPTTGLHFHDIAQLLKVLQRLRDQGNTVIVIEHNLDVIKTADWIVDLGPEGGAGGGRILAVGTPEHVAAHPESHTGRFLKRVLSAEPLPRNASDTKRTKEKATPVTPAKKKPATKRKSA; translated from the coding sequence ATGGATACCATCCGCATTCGGGGTGCCCGCACCCACAATCTGAAAAACCTCGACCTCGAGCTGCCCCGCGACCGCCTGATCGTGATCACTGGGCTGTCTGGCTCAGGCAAGTCCTCATTGGCGTTTGACACCATCTATGCCGAGGGTCAGCGCCGCTACGTGGAATCGCTGTCGGCTTATGCCCGGCAGTTCCTTTCCATGATGGAGAAACCCGATGTCGACCACATCGAGGGTCTGTCTCCGGCGATTTCGATCGAACAGAAATCGACCTCGCACAATCCGCGCTCGACGGTTGGCACCATCACCGAAATCTACGATTACCTGCGGCTGCTGTATGCGCGCGTTGGCACACCCAAGTGTCCCGATCACGGCATAGCACTCGCTGCGCAAACCGTGTCGGAGATGGTTGATCTGACCCTCGCGATGGATTCCGAACATCGCTATGCCCTGCTCGCGCCGGTCATTCGCGAGCGCAAGGGCGAACACGTACAAATATTCGATCAATTGCGTGCCCAGGGTTTTGTCCGCGCGCGCGTCAATGGCAAGATGATCGAGCTCGAAGAAACGCCCAAGCTCGCGCTCCGGCAGAAGCACACCATTGAAGCGGTGATCGACCGCTTCCGTCCGCGGGCCGACTTGAAACAACGCCTTGCCGAATCGTTTGAGACCGCGCTGCGCTTGGGCGAAGGCATGGTCGTGCTCGTGGATTTGGACAGCACCGATCAGAAGGAAACGCTGTTCTCGGCGAAGTTCTCTTGCCCGGTCTGCGACTATTCACTGAGCGAACTGGAACCGCGCTTGTTCTCATTCAACTCGCCAATGGGTGCGTGCCAAAAGTGCGATGGCCTGGGTGTGACCCAGTTCTTCGACCCGGTCCGCGTGGTGACGCACCCGGACAAGTCGCTCGCAGACGGTGCCGTGCGTGGCTGGGATCGGCGCAATGCCTACTATTTTCAGATGCTGCAGGCGCTGGCCAAGCACTACCGATTCGACGTTGAGACGCCCTGGCAGAAGCTGTCGGAAAAGACCCGGCATGCGGTCCTGCATGGCAGCGGCACCGATGAGATCGAGTTCCGCTACCTGACCGACCGTGGTGGCCATGTCACGCGCAAGCATCGGTTTGAGGGGGTCCTGCCGAACCTGGAGCGCCGCTACAAGGAAACCGATTCGCCGATGGTTCGCGAAGAACTTGCCAAGTTCATCAGCGAACAGGAATGCCCAGCCTGCCAAGGCCTGCGGCTCAATCGGCAAGCGCGTCATGTGTTCATTCAAAACCGCAGTCTGCCTGAGGTCTCGCGCCTGGCTGTGACGGATGCGCTGCGCGTCTTCGACACGCTGGTACTGGACGGCTGGCGCGGCGAGATCGCGCGGAAAATCAACAAAGAAATTTGCGAACGCCTACGTTTCCTCGTCGACGTCGGACTCGACTATTTGACGTTGGAGCGCAAGGCCGACTCGCTCTCTGGCGGCGAGGCACAGCGTATCCGACTTGCGTCGCAGATCGGGGCGGGCCTGGTTGGCGTCATGTACGTGTTGGACGAGCCGTCGATCGGCTTGCATCAGCGTGACAATGAACGGCTCCTCGCCACGCTGACGCGCCTGCGCGATCTGGGCAACACGGTGCTTGTCGTCGAACACGACGAAGACGCGATCCGTGCCGCCGACCATATCCTCGACATTGGCCCAGGCGCTGGCGTGCATGGCGGCGAGATCGTTGCCCAAGGCACCTTCGACGACATCCTGCGCGCCAAACGCTCGTTGACCGCAGACTATTTGTCTGGGCGCAAGTCGATCGAGATCCCGGCCAAGCGTCACCCGCCAGATCAAGCGCGCATGCTGCGCCTGCTCGGCGCGCGCGGCAACAATTTGAAGAGCGTCGATCTGGAGATTCCGGCCGGATTGATGGTTGCGGTCACGGGGGTTTCTGGTTCGGGCAAGTCGACGTTGATCAATGACACGCTGTATCAACTGGCGGCCCAGCATCTCAACGATAGCAGTGGTCAGCCGGCGCCTTTTCGCAAGATTGAAGGCCTGGATCTGTTCGACAAAGTCGTCGATATCGACCAATCCCCAATTGGTCGGACCCCGCGCTCGAATCCGGCAACCTACACGCAGCTCTTCACGCCGTTGCGCGAGCTGTTTGCCGGGGTGCCGGAAGCCCGGAGCCGCGGCTACGGTCCGGGTCGCTTCAGTTTCAACGTGAAAGGCGGGCGCTGCGAAGCGTGCCAGGGCGATGGCATGATCAAAGTCGAGATGCATTTCCTGCCCGACGTTTACGTGCCATGCGATGTCTGCCAAGGCAAGCGCTACAACCGCGAAACACTGGAGATCACGTACAAGGGTCACTCCATTCACCAAGTGCTCGAAATGACGGTCGAGGATGCCCACAAATTGTTCTCGGCAGTTCCGACGATCGCCCGCAAGCTCGAAACCCTGATGGATGTCGGGCTCAGCTACATCAAACTGGGTCAAAGCGCGACGACACTGTCGGGCGGCGAGGCGCAGCGCGTGAAGCTCTCGAAAGAACTGTCGAAGCGCGACACCGGACGCACCCTGTACATTCTGGATGAGCCTACGACGGGGCTCCATTTTCACGACATTGCGCAGTTGCTCAAGGTGCTGCAGCGGCTGCGTGATCAAGGCAACACGGTCATCGTCATCGAACACAATCTGGACGTCATCAAGACCGCTGATTGGATTGTCGATCTGGGCCCCGAAGGTGGCGCGGGTGGCGGTCGGATTCTGGCGGTCGGCACACCAGAGCACGTCGCGGCGCATCCCGAGTCGCACACGGGCCGGTTCCTCAAACGCGTCCTGTCTGCCGAACCGCTGCCCCGTAACGCTTCCGATACCAAGCGCACCAAGGAGAAAGCAACACCGGTCACGCCAGCCAAGAAGAAACCTGCCACCAAACGGAAGTCTGCATGA